In Hasllibacter sp. MH4015, the following proteins share a genomic window:
- a CDS encoding ROK family protein codes for MTAQTLSLVADIGGTNTRVALADGADVRKDSVDRFRNAEHGGIGDVIQRYLDKTGVSADAITGVCVAMAGPVHDGVGTLTNLDWRIDKAVLAEVLTAEKVAVLNDLQAQGHAIGHIADDDLQVILPQPYANENAAKLVIGLGTGFNACPVFDTSAGRFVPPSEAGHVSLPASIAELHPILSQLEDSGGYPSVEEVLSGRGVCHLHKALHGSVMEASDVLAAMGRGDADAVVTGTLFVKILGDVAGNLALSHLPFGGIYLVGGVTRAFTPHLDACGFAQAFRSKGRFSDFMEQFGVSVVSDDYAALTGCATHLSHL; via the coding sequence ATGACTGCGCAAACCCTGTCCCTGGTGGCCGATATCGGTGGCACCAACACCCGCGTTGCGCTGGCCGACGGGGCGGATGTGCGCAAGGACAGCGTGGATCGCTTCCGCAACGCCGAACATGGCGGGATCGGCGATGTGATCCAACGCTACCTCGACAAGACCGGCGTCTCCGCCGATGCGATCACCGGCGTTTGCGTGGCGATGGCCGGGCCGGTCCACGATGGTGTCGGCACGCTCACGAACCTTGACTGGCGGATCGACAAGGCGGTGCTGGCGGAGGTTCTGACGGCGGAGAAAGTGGCCGTTCTCAACGACTTGCAGGCGCAGGGTCACGCAATCGGGCACATCGCCGATGACGACCTTCAGGTGATCCTGCCGCAGCCCTACGCAAACGAAAACGCGGCCAAACTGGTCATCGGCCTCGGCACCGGATTCAACGCCTGCCCCGTCTTCGACACCAGTGCCGGGCGGTTCGTACCCCCGTCGGAGGCCGGACATGTCAGCCTCCCCGCCTCCATCGCGGAGCTGCATCCGATCCTGTCCCAGCTGGAGGATAGCGGTGGCTATCCGTCAGTGGAGGAGGTCCTTTCGGGGCGCGGGGTCTGCCATCTGCACAAGGCGCTCCACGGGTCAGTGATGGAGGCCTCCGATGTCCTTGCCGCCATGGGCCGGGGCGATGCGGACGCGGTGGTGACCGGCACCTTGTTCGTGAAAATCCTGGGCGACGTCGCTGGCAATCTGGCGCTCTCGCATCTGCCGTTCGGCGGCATTTATCTTGTCGGCGGCGTCACCCGCGCCTTCACGCCGCATCTGGACGCCTGTGGCTTTGCGCAGGCGTTCCGGTCCAAGGGTCGGTTCTCCGATTTCATGGAGCAGTTCGGGGTCTCAGTCGTCAGTGACGATTACGCCGCGCTCACGGGATGCGCGACGCATTTGTCTCACCTCTAG
- a CDS encoding GH1 family beta-glucosidase has protein sequence MNFTRADFPDGFRFGVATSAYQIEGHGQGGAGLTHWDSFAATPGNVARAENGARACDHYNRLDEDLDLIRDLGADVYRFSTSWARVMPDGTGAANPEGLDFYDRLVDGLLARGIAPAVTLYHWELPQALADRGGWRNADMPNWFADYTETIMARIGDRTWSAAPINEPWCVGWLSHFDGHHAPGLRDIRATARAMHHVLLSHGRAIQVCKGLGVQNLGAVCNFEWATAASDAPEDVAASERYDAIYNRFFLGGLFRGEYPAEVLDGLEPHLPQGWQDDFTTIQSPLDWVGVNYYTRKRIAHVDGPWPNYAEAPTQGPLTDMEWEIHPDGLRDFLTRTAREYTGDLPIYVTENGMASATTPDPDRIDFLDRHLRAVQQALADGAPVHGYFVWSLMDNYEWALGYDKRFGLIHVDFDTLARTPKASYHALAKWWRG, from the coding sequence ATGAACTTCACACGCGCCGATTTTCCCGACGGCTTCCGCTTTGGCGTCGCAACCTCCGCCTACCAGATCGAAGGCCACGGACAGGGCGGCGCGGGCCTGACCCATTGGGACAGTTTCGCCGCGACGCCGGGCAACGTGGCGCGGGCCGAAAACGGCGCGCGGGCCTGCGACCATTACAATCGGCTGGACGAGGATCTGGACCTGATCCGTGACCTCGGCGCGGATGTCTATCGTTTCAGCACCTCGTGGGCGCGGGTGATGCCCGACGGGACCGGGGCGGCAAACCCCGAGGGCCTGGATTTCTATGACAGGCTGGTCGACGGCCTGCTGGCGCGCGGCATCGCCCCCGCCGTGACGCTCTACCATTGGGAATTGCCGCAGGCCCTGGCCGACCGGGGCGGCTGGCGCAACGCGGACATGCCCAACTGGTTCGCGGATTACACCGAGACGATCATGGCCCGCATCGGCGACCGCACTTGGTCCGCCGCCCCAATCAACGAGCCGTGGTGCGTCGGCTGGCTGTCCCATTTCGACGGCCACCATGCCCCCGGCCTGCGCGACATCCGCGCCACCGCCCGCGCCATGCACCATGTCCTGCTCAGCCATGGGCGTGCCATTCAGGTCTGTAAGGGCCTCGGCGTCCAGAACCTCGGTGCGGTGTGCAATTTCGAATGGGCCACCGCTGCAAGCGACGCGCCCGAGGATGTGGCGGCAAGCGAGCGATACGACGCGATCTACAACCGCTTCTTCCTTGGCGGGCTGTTCCGCGGCGAATATCCCGCCGAGGTGCTGGACGGGTTGGAGCCTCACCTCCCCCAGGGCTGGCAGGACGATTTTACCACGATTCAATCCCCCCTCGATTGGGTCGGCGTGAATTACTACACCCGCAAGCGCATCGCCCATGTCGACGGCCCCTGGCCCAATTACGCGGAGGCACCGACCCAAGGCCCCCTGACCGATATGGAATGGGAGATCCATCCCGACGGCCTGCGCGATTTCCTGACCCGCACGGCGCGCGAATATACCGGCGACCTTCCGATCTATGTCACCGAAAACGGCATGGCATCGGCCACCACGCCGGATCCTGATCGCATCGACTTCCTCGACCGGCACTTGCGTGCGGTGCAGCAGGCATTGGCCGATGGCGCGCCCGTGCACGGCTATTTCGTCTGGTCGCTCATGGACAATTACGAATGGGCGCTTGGCTATGACAAACGCTTCGGCCTCATCCATGTGGACTTTGACACCTTGGCACGGACGCCCAAAGCATCCTATCACGCGCTGGCGAAATGGTGGCGCGGCTGA
- a CDS encoding LacI family DNA-binding transcriptional regulator: protein MNLKELSQSLGLSQTTVSRALNGYPEVREETRQRVLAAAEAANYIPNARARRLATGRAMAIGHVMPLTGKEEIVNPIFADFIAGAGEVYAREGYDLLLSMVPAQSTEAAYRQMAANASVDGVMVQAPMFEDPRVPLLHELGLPFLVHGRTASADSYSWLDVANVRGFRRATDLLLDLGHRKIALLNGQESLDFARRRRRGFEEGLAARGLTANPAWMRAEIMTEQYGYRAASEMLDSGDAPTAFLVSSIIPAIGVRRAAGERGLRTGRDISIICHDDVLSYLGNEGITAPEGPAFTATRSSIRAAGKRCAEILLDLIDNPTQPPKQELWETELTLGRSTGPAPT from the coding sequence ATGAACCTGAAGGAATTATCGCAATCCCTCGGCCTGAGCCAAACCACCGTCAGCCGCGCGCTGAACGGCTACCCCGAGGTGCGCGAGGAGACGCGGCAGCGCGTGCTCGCGGCGGCGGAGGCGGCCAATTACATCCCCAATGCCCGCGCCCGGAGGCTCGCCACGGGCCGCGCCATGGCGATCGGCCACGTGATGCCGCTCACCGGCAAGGAAGAGATCGTGAACCCGATCTTCGCCGACTTCATCGCCGGCGCCGGAGAGGTCTATGCCCGCGAAGGCTATGACCTGCTTCTATCCATGGTTCCCGCACAATCCACCGAAGCCGCCTATCGCCAGATGGCGGCCAATGCGTCGGTCGACGGCGTCATGGTGCAGGCCCCGATGTTCGAGGACCCGCGCGTGCCGCTCTTGCACGAACTGGGGCTGCCGTTCCTTGTCCATGGCCGCACCGCCAGTGCCGATTCCTACAGTTGGCTCGACGTGGCCAATGTCCGCGGGTTCCGGCGGGCCACCGACCTTCTGCTGGACCTCGGTCATCGCAAGATCGCGCTTCTCAACGGACAGGAGAGCCTGGACTTCGCCCGCCGCCGCCGCCGCGGGTTCGAGGAAGGTCTGGCCGCCCGCGGGCTCACGGCCAACCCCGCCTGGATGCGGGCCGAGATCATGACGGAACAATACGGCTACCGCGCCGCGTCCGAGATGTTGGACAGCGGCGACGCGCCCACCGCGTTCCTCGTCTCCTCCATCATTCCCGCCATCGGCGTGCGCCGCGCGGCCGGCGAGCGTGGCTTGCGCACCGGGCGCGACATCTCCATCATCTGCCACGACGACGTGCTCAGCTACCTGGGCAACGAGGGGATCACCGCCCCCGAAGGTCCCGCCTTCACCGCCACGCGGTCCTCCATCCGGGCGGCCGGCAAACGGTGCGCGGAGATCCTGCTCGACCTGATCGACAACCCGACCCAGCCCCCGAAACAGGAATTGTGGGAGACAGAGCTGACGCTTGGCCGGTCCACCGGCCCTGCCCCCACCTGA
- a CDS encoding ABC transporter substrate-binding protein: protein MKKMYLASAAALALSASGALADGHVNHVFPVGEGDFNWDSYNAYADAFDLSGQELTITGPWTGADAELVNSVIDYFESATGATVQYSGSDNFEQDIVIATQAGSAPNIAVFPQPGLVTDLASRGALTPLSAETADWIRENYAAGESWVSLGTAAGADGEEALYGFFYKVDVKSLVWYSPEAFDEAGYDVPTTMEELIALSDQIVEDGETPWCIGLGSGGATGWPATDWVEDIMLRTQAPEVYDGWVSNEIPFDDERIVNAIDVFGSFARNEDYVNGGVAAVASTDFRDSPGGLFTFPAECYMHRQASFIPTFFPEDADADFFYFPAFESEDLGSPVLGAGTLFGITQDSEAAQAFMAFLQTEISHEVWMAQSGFLTPHQGVNSDLFASDSLRQMNDILLGATTFRFDASDLMPSEIGQGIFWSGMVDYVGGEDAASVAERIQSRWAEIQ from the coding sequence ATGAAGAAGATGTATCTCGCGAGTGCCGCGGCACTGGCGCTTTCCGCAAGCGGTGCGTTGGCTGACGGGCACGTCAACCACGTCTTTCCCGTTGGCGAAGGCGATTTCAACTGGGACAGCTACAACGCTTATGCCGACGCGTTCGACCTGAGCGGGCAGGAGCTGACGATCACCGGTCCGTGGACCGGCGCGGACGCCGAATTGGTCAATTCCGTGATCGACTATTTCGAATCCGCGACCGGCGCGACGGTGCAGTATTCCGGCTCCGACAATTTCGAGCAGGACATCGTGATCGCGACGCAGGCGGGCTCCGCCCCCAACATCGCCGTGTTCCCGCAGCCCGGCCTGGTCACTGACCTCGCCTCCCGTGGTGCCCTGACGCCGCTGAGCGCGGAGACGGCGGACTGGATCCGCGAAAACTACGCCGCCGGTGAATCCTGGGTGTCGCTTGGCACCGCGGCAGGCGCCGACGGGGAAGAGGCGCTTTACGGCTTCTTCTACAAGGTCGACGTGAAATCGCTGGTCTGGTACTCGCCCGAAGCCTTCGACGAGGCGGGCTATGACGTTCCCACCACGATGGAAGAGCTGATCGCGCTGAGCGACCAGATCGTGGAAGACGGTGAGACGCCGTGGTGCATCGGTCTGGGATCGGGCGGCGCGACCGGCTGGCCCGCGACCGACTGGGTCGAGGATATCATGCTGCGCACCCAGGCGCCCGAGGTCTATGACGGCTGGGTTTCCAACGAGATCCCCTTCGATGACGAGCGCATCGTCAACGCGATCGACGTCTTCGGCTCCTTCGCGCGCAACGAGGATTACGTGAACGGTGGCGTTGCTGCCGTCGCCTCCACCGACTTCCGCGACAGCCCCGGCGGTCTCTTCACCTTCCCGGCGGAATGCTACATGCACCGCCAGGCGTCGTTCATCCCGACCTTCTTCCCGGAAGATGCGGATGCGGACTTCTTCTACTTCCCGGCCTTTGAATCCGAAGATCTCGGCAGCCCCGTTCTGGGTGCCGGTACGCTCTTCGGGATCACCCAGGACAGCGAAGCGGCCCAGGCGTTCATGGCGTTCCTCCAGACGGAGATCAGCCACGAAGTGTGGATGGCGCAGTCCGGCTTCCTCACCCCGCACCAGGGCGTGAACTCGGATCTCTTCGCGTCTGACAGCCTGCGTCAGATGAACGACATCCTTCTGGGTGCCACGACCTTCCGCTTCGACGCATCCGACCTGATGCCGTCCGAGATCGGGCAGGGCATCTTCTGGTCCGGCATGGTCGATTACGTGGGCGGCGAAGACGCAGCCTCCGTCGCCGAGCGGATCCAGAGCCGTTGGGCCGAAATCCAGTAA